The following coding sequences lie in one Criblamydia sequanensis CRIB-18 genomic window:
- a CDS encoding cytochrome c biogenesis protein translates to MKKFLLFASLFLALLSQGLLLSSLEELGGLAVSYKGRFRPLESASKLWLEDLYGKDALDENLLLEYPWLRNPIALKLYMEAYGPSSMSQEKLLFLEENLKDYFDSSYVSLSEFETALGDKIASVWLSPLILEAFLKVEDTKKIRDGEKIELSSLSQGLVVKKVGSHLKIQKTPPKKPWSELKTDETLAISPPIAKELLYSKKLLSRYLYLSSVALEKSFASLVKDLSKEHSLEASTHKAEELYPLAKRMAGSQDSFLIIPSKLKAGVFFPLASLNSKRWDSSTKRLSPVTNYTNLEDADFEKLKRTYLEFESALKNEGPKKETIETLKNLLSKSYGNLAAKTYLSSNGKTLAFPSLLQLKLERFYTTFRLLNLSLIFFFLSCLFLIARKISARKSLFLLGLGSFGLGLLSLSLLLSLRIIILERPPVSNMDETLLFVPFVIAVTAFFLAHFMKSEALLLMASLATFFLLGLASYKGMDRSLDPLQPVLNSNYWLTIHVLLVVSSYSLFILSGIAAHCFVLFTGLKKPDKLKGIFYSAMKNSILAGTVLLIAGTLLGGVWAAESWGRFWDWDPKESWAFISICLYLVIIHLIYFREVKKITLSYMAIGAMQAIIFTWYGVNYILGSGLHSYGFGTGGEAFFFLGLILETLFIGITYYWLKKTSKCLN, encoded by the coding sequence ATGAAGAAATTTTTATTATTTGCCTCTCTTTTTTTAGCTTTGCTATCACAAGGCCTACTCCTTTCAAGCCTGGAAGAATTAGGAGGACTTGCCGTCTCCTATAAAGGGCGTTTTAGACCTTTAGAAAGCGCCTCGAAACTATGGTTAGAAGATCTTTATGGCAAAGACGCCCTGGATGAAAATTTACTTCTAGAATATCCTTGGCTTAGAAACCCCATAGCCTTGAAGCTTTATATGGAAGCTTATGGCCCCTCTTCAATGAGTCAGGAAAAACTGTTATTCCTGGAAGAAAACCTTAAAGATTATTTTGACTCTTCCTACGTTAGCCTTTCTGAATTTGAAACCGCACTTGGCGATAAAATCGCTAGCGTTTGGCTCTCTCCTCTAATTTTAGAGGCTTTTTTAAAAGTCGAAGACACAAAAAAAATTAGGGATGGGGAGAAAATTGAACTCTCTTCCCTCTCGCAAGGTTTAGTGGTAAAAAAAGTCGGATCTCATCTTAAGATTCAAAAAACCCCTCCAAAAAAACCTTGGAGCGAACTTAAAACGGATGAAACCTTGGCGATTTCACCCCCGATTGCAAAAGAGCTCCTATATAGCAAAAAGCTTTTATCGCGATATCTTTACCTGTCCTCTGTTGCCTTGGAAAAGTCATTTGCTTCGCTTGTAAAAGATTTATCAAAAGAGCACTCTCTTGAAGCTTCAACTCATAAAGCGGAAGAGCTCTACCCTCTAGCTAAAAGAATGGCAGGCTCGCAAGATAGCTTTTTAATAATTCCATCAAAATTAAAAGCGGGAGTTTTTTTTCCGCTGGCTTCTTTAAATAGTAAAAGATGGGATAGCTCAACTAAACGTTTAAGCCCTGTTACTAACTATACTAATTTGGAGGATGCCGATTTTGAAAAACTTAAAAGAACTTACCTCGAATTTGAATCCGCACTGAAAAATGAAGGGCCGAAAAAAGAAACAATTGAGACGCTAAAAAATCTCTTGAGTAAATCATACGGGAACCTTGCTGCAAAAACTTATCTCTCTTCCAATGGAAAGACCTTAGCCTTTCCATCTCTTTTGCAATTAAAGCTAGAACGCTTTTACACAACATTTCGGCTTTTAAACCTTTCTCTTATCTTTTTCTTTCTATCGTGTCTTTTTCTGATTGCTCGCAAAATATCTGCTCGAAAGTCACTTTTTTTATTAGGACTTGGCTCATTTGGATTAGGGCTTCTTTCCTTAAGCCTTCTTTTATCTTTAAGAATTATAATCCTGGAGCGGCCTCCTGTTTCGAATATGGATGAAACGCTTCTTTTTGTTCCTTTTGTGATTGCTGTGACAGCTTTTTTCTTGGCTCATTTCATGAAGTCGGAAGCCCTCCTTTTAATGGCCTCGCTAGCCACTTTTTTTCTTCTAGGGCTTGCAAGCTATAAAGGCATGGACCGATCTCTTGACCCGCTTCAGCCTGTCTTAAACTCAAATTACTGGCTAACCATCCACGTACTGCTTGTTGTTTCAAGCTATAGTTTATTTATTTTATCAGGAATTGCAGCCCACTGCTTTGTTCTTTTTACAGGGCTTAAAAAACCGGATAAACTTAAAGGTATTTTTTATAGCGCAATGAAAAACAGCATTCTTGCAGGGACAGTTCTTTTAATTGCCGGAACCCTTTTAGGAGGGGTTTGGGCCGCTGAAAGCTGGGGAAGGTTTTGGGATTGGGACCCTAAAGAATCTTGGGCCTTTATTTCTATTTGCCTATACCTTGTCATTATTCATCTAATTTATTTTAGGGAAGTAAAAAAAATAACTTTGTCTTATATGGCCATAGGAGCCATGCAAGCCATTATTTTTACATGGTATGGGGTAAATTATATTCTAGGGTCCGGTTTGCATAGTTATGGTTTTGGAACAGGCGGTGAAGCGTTTTTTTTCCTGGGCTTAATCTTAGAAACTCTTTTTATTGGAATCACTTATTATTGGCTAAAAAAAACAAGCAAGTGCCTTAACTAG
- a CDS encoding phosphoketolase, with product MSLVQEKKEILPSEKELELIDAYWRLANFLSVGQIYLMNNPLLKEPLKPSDIKPRLLGHFGTTPGINFIYAHFNRLICKYDLNSIFILGPGHGGPAAVANTYIEGTYTELYPNITMDEEGLKKLFKQFSFPGGIPSHAAPETPGSINEGGELGYCLMHAYGAAFDNKDLVVCCVIGDGEAETGPLAGSWHSNKFLNPLYDGAVLPILHLNGYKIASPTILARITKDELEKLFIGYGYRPIFVEGSDPKIMHRKMSLALEEAVLEIKAIQEKARRNNDPKRPFWPMIILRSPKGWTCPKEVDGLLLENYWRSHQVPITDPKTNPEHLKILENWLKSYRPEELFDKQGKINQELRDLAPRANRRMGANPNANGGLLLKDLKMPDFRKFEVKVESPGTSNAEATRVLGKLLKEVMQLNLKDKNFRVMGPDETSSNRLDALFDVTGRTFEADIWPTDENLSADGRVMEVLSEHLCQGWLEGYLLTGRHGFFSSYEAFIHVVDSMFNQHAKWLKTSKEIPWRRPIASLNYLLTSHVWRQDHNGFSHQDPGFIDHAANKKAELIRIYLPPDANTLLSTADHCLRSRNYINIIIAGKQPALQYLTMEEAVRHCKKGMSVWPFASNDFGTDPDIVFVSAGDIPTLELLAAASLLREHLPDIKIRFVNVVDLMCLQPKTEHPHGFSEEDYENLFTKDKPVLFAFHGYPTLIHRLTYKRKNHDNLHVKGFKEEGTTTTPFDMVVLNGLDRLHLMETAVQLIPRYENMRAYISDFVEGKLIDHKNYIHEFGDDMPEIKNWRWPYSKKEY from the coding sequence ATGTCCTTAGTTCAAGAAAAGAAAGAAATACTGCCAAGTGAAAAAGAGCTTGAGCTTATCGATGCCTATTGGCGCCTTGCTAATTTTCTTTCTGTCGGACAGATCTATTTAATGAATAACCCTCTTTTAAAAGAGCCGTTAAAGCCTTCGGACATCAAGCCAAGGCTTCTTGGCCATTTTGGGACAACCCCCGGGATTAATTTTATTTACGCCCATTTTAATAGGCTAATTTGCAAATATGACCTCAATTCCATATTTATTTTAGGCCCGGGGCACGGGGGGCCGGCTGCAGTTGCAAATACTTACATAGAAGGCACCTACACAGAACTTTATCCAAATATAACTATGGATGAAGAAGGGTTAAAAAAATTATTTAAACAATTTTCCTTCCCGGGCGGCATACCAAGCCATGCGGCGCCGGAAACTCCGGGTTCCATTAACGAAGGGGGAGAGCTTGGCTATTGTTTGATGCATGCCTATGGAGCTGCTTTTGATAATAAAGACCTTGTGGTCTGTTGTGTCATTGGCGATGGAGAAGCGGAAACAGGCCCGCTTGCCGGCAGCTGGCATTCCAACAAATTTTTAAACCCCCTATACGACGGGGCGGTTCTTCCGATACTTCATTTGAACGGCTATAAAATTGCAAGCCCAACTATCTTAGCCAGAATCACAAAAGATGAACTTGAAAAATTGTTTATCGGCTATGGCTATCGCCCTATTTTTGTCGAAGGCAGCGACCCTAAAATTATGCATCGCAAAATGAGCCTTGCCTTAGAAGAAGCCGTCCTTGAAATTAAAGCCATTCAAGAGAAAGCAAGAAGAAACAATGACCCTAAAAGGCCTTTTTGGCCCATGATAATTTTACGCTCGCCGAAGGGCTGGACCTGTCCTAAGGAGGTAGATGGCCTCCTTTTAGAAAACTATTGGCGCTCACACCAAGTCCCCATTACCGATCCTAAAACAAACCCTGAACATTTAAAGATTTTAGAGAATTGGCTAAAAAGCTATCGTCCCGAGGAGCTATTTGATAAACAAGGAAAAATCAATCAGGAGTTAAGGGATCTTGCGCCAAGAGCCAACCGGCGCATGGGCGCAAATCCGAATGCAAATGGCGGTCTTCTTTTAAAAGACTTGAAGATGCCTGATTTTAGAAAATTTGAAGTCAAGGTGGAGTCACCCGGAACCTCCAACGCAGAAGCTACTAGAGTTCTTGGAAAACTCTTAAAAGAAGTCATGCAGCTAAACTTAAAAGATAAAAATTTCCGGGTTATGGGCCCTGATGAAACCTCATCTAATCGCTTGGATGCTCTTTTTGATGTGACGGGAAGGACTTTTGAAGCCGACATTTGGCCGACTGATGAAAATTTAAGTGCAGATGGACGCGTTATGGAAGTGTTAAGCGAGCATCTTTGCCAAGGTTGGCTAGAAGGTTATTTACTGACAGGCAGACATGGATTTTTCTCCTCTTATGAAGCTTTCATCCATGTGGTTGACTCTATGTTTAACCAGCACGCAAAATGGTTAAAAACCTCAAAGGAAATTCCCTGGAGACGGCCTATCGCTTCTTTAAATTACCTTCTGACCTCTCACGTATGGAGGCAAGATCACAATGGATTTTCGCATCAAGACCCGGGGTTCATAGACCATGCCGCTAATAAAAAAGCTGAGCTGATAAGAATTTATCTACCACCGGATGCGAACACTCTTTTATCGACAGCAGATCATTGCCTTAGAAGCCGCAATTACATAAATATCATTATAGCCGGTAAGCAACCGGCGCTTCAGTATTTAACAATGGAAGAAGCAGTTCGTCATTGTAAAAAAGGGATGTCTGTTTGGCCCTTTGCAAGCAATGACTTTGGGACTGATCCGGACATAGTTTTTGTGTCTGCAGGCGATATCCCGACTTTGGAATTACTTGCAGCAGCAAGCTTGTTGAGAGAGCATTTACCTGATATTAAAATTCGCTTTGTAAATGTGGTGGATTTGATGTGTTTGCAGCCAAAGACTGAGCACCCTCATGGCTTTAGCGAAGAGGATTATGAAAATCTTTTTACTAAAGACAAACCCGTTCTTTTTGCTTTTCATGGCTATCCGACGCTAATCCATCGGCTGACCTATAAAAGAAAAAATCATGATAATCTGCATGTCAAAGGCTTCAAAGAAGAGGGGACGACGACAACCCCGTTTGATATGGTTGTTTTGAACGGGTTAGATCGCTTGCATCTCATGGAAACCGCCGTTCAGCTAATACCACGCTATGAAAATATGCGGGCTTACATTTCAGACTTTGTTGAAGGCAAACTCATCGATCATAAAAACTACATTCATGAATTTGGCGATGATATGCCGGAAATAAAAAATTGGCGTTGGCCCTACTCTAAGAAAGAATACTGA